The following proteins are co-located in the Halarcobacter sp. genome:
- the hypF gene encoding carbamoyltransferase HypF: protein MEAVFIEVKGIVQGVGFRPFVYNLAISNNLNGWVNNDDQGVNIHLEGDTTSINNFLTKLENYAPPLSKIDSIKKTKIKQKNYNSFEITKSENTSNKTTIISPDMAVCDDCINDINDKNNFRYNYALTNCTNCGPRYSIIKTVPYDRCNTSMANFQMCNDCEKEYMDPTNRRYHAQPVACEKCGPKIALYDSKNQLISSNESAIKNIALKIDKGEIVAIKGMGGFHLICDATNDRVVRKLRERKNRPTKPFAVMFKDIIQIKEFAKLTKKEEEILVSKEKPITLVKTISSKLSSQVAPNIDRLGCFIAYTPLHIILFKHLKNPIVATSANLSDEPIIRQKEELLQKLGNVIDFVLDFNREIINACDDSVVQVVNDDISVLRNARGYAPSSIKLDKKTDKKILALGANQKATIALAFENNLVLSPHIGDLNSITSMEYFERTINTFKNFYDFKPDIIVCDKHPNYESVKWAKTQNIKIVQIQHHYAHVLSTMAEYKLDEQVLAFSFDGTGYGDDKNIWGGEVFIANKKEYKRIKHFKYFKLLGGEKSVKEPKRVALSLLFDTFSLDEILTLDTPTVKAFSTNEIKIMHTVWQKGLNAPFTSSLGRLFDAIASFSGILQIQTYEGQTGLQIEMAYNRNIKEAYTYKIEDEDIDLSMAIKEIIKDNNKELICTKFINMLVNLILDISNLYKLPIVLTGGVFQNKTLLEAVCENLEKSKKRYYYSKNIPLNDGGIAMGQLYSQI, encoded by the coding sequence ATGGAAGCAGTTTTTATTGAAGTAAAAGGTATTGTTCAAGGGGTGGGTTTTAGGCCCTTTGTTTATAACTTAGCTATTTCAAACAATCTTAATGGATGGGTTAACAATGATGACCAAGGTGTAAATATTCATCTTGAAGGTGACACTACTTCTATAAACAACTTTTTAACTAAACTTGAAAACTATGCACCACCTTTATCAAAAATAGATTCAATAAAAAAAACTAAAATTAAACAAAAAAACTATAATAGTTTTGAAATAACAAAAAGTGAAAATACTTCAAATAAAACCACAATTATCTCCCCTGATATGGCAGTATGTGATGATTGCATTAATGATATAAATGATAAAAACAACTTTAGGTATAACTATGCTTTAACAAATTGTACAAACTGTGGACCTAGGTATTCTATTATAAAAACAGTTCCTTATGATAGATGTAATACTTCTATGGCAAATTTTCAGATGTGTAATGATTGTGAAAAAGAGTATATGGATCCAACAAATAGAAGATACCATGCACAACCAGTAGCTTGTGAAAAGTGTGGACCAAAAATCGCCTTGTATGATTCAAAAAATCAATTAATATCATCTAATGAAAGTGCAATTAAAAATATTGCTTTAAAAATAGATAAAGGTGAAATTGTAGCTATAAAAGGTATGGGTGGTTTTCATTTAATTTGTGATGCAACAAATGATAGAGTAGTTAGAAAATTAAGGGAAAGAAAAAATAGACCTACAAAACCATTTGCAGTTATGTTTAAAGATATTATTCAGATAAAAGAGTTTGCAAAATTAACAAAAAAAGAGGAAGAGATACTTGTCTCAAAAGAGAAACCTATAACTTTAGTTAAAACTATAAGTTCAAAATTGAGTTCACAAGTTGCACCAAATATTGATAGATTAGGGTGTTTTATAGCTTATACTCCTTTACATATAATACTTTTTAAGCATCTAAAAAATCCAATTGTTGCAACTAGTGCCAATCTTTCAGATGAACCAATAATTAGACAAAAAGAGGAGTTACTTCAAAAGCTTGGAAACGTTATAGATTTTGTTTTAGATTTCAATAGAGAGATAATAAATGCTTGTGATGATTCTGTTGTTCAAGTTGTAAATGATGATATCTCTGTCTTAAGAAATGCAAGAGGTTACGCACCATCATCAATAAAACTTGATAAAAAAACAGACAAAAAGATATTAGCTTTAGGTGCAAATCAAAAAGCAACTATTGCATTAGCATTTGAAAACAACTTAGTATTATCTCCTCATATAGGAGATTTAAACTCTATTACCTCAATGGAATATTTTGAAAGAACAATTAATACTTTTAAAAATTTTTATGACTTTAAACCAGATATTATAGTTTGTGATAAACATCCAAATTATGAAAGTGTTAAATGGGCAAAAACTCAAAATATTAAAATCGTACAAATACAACATCATTATGCACATGTTTTATCAACTATGGCAGAATATAAATTAGATGAGCAGGTTTTAGCTTTCTCTTTTGATGGTACAGGTTATGGTGATGATAAAAATATTTGGGGTGGAGAGGTTTTTATTGCAAATAAAAAAGAGTATAAAAGAATTAAACATTTTAAATATTTTAAACTTTTAGGTGGAGAAAAGTCAGTAAAAGAGCCTAAAAGAGTTGCACTTTCTTTACTTTTTGATACTTTTTCACTTGATGAAATATTAACTTTAGATACTCCTACTGTAAAAGCATTTTCAACAAATGAGATTAAAATAATGCATACAGTTTGGCAAAAAGGTTTAAATGCCCCTTTTACAAGCTCACTTGGAAGATTATTTGATGCCATAGCATCTTTTAGTGGCATATTACAAATTCAAACTTATGAAGGTCAAACAGGTCTTCAAATTGAAATGGCATATAATAGAAATATTAAAGAAGCTTATACTTATAAGATTGAAGATGAAGATATAGATTTATCAATGGCTATCAAAGAGATTATAAAAGATAATAATAAAGAACTTATATGTACTAAGTTTATAAATATGCTTGTTAATCTAATCTTAGATATATCAAATCTATATAAACTTCCTATTGTATTAACAGGTGGCGTATTTCAAAATAAAACACTCCTAGAAGCAGTTTGTGAAAATTTGGAAAAGAGCAAAAAGAGATATTATTATTCTAAAAATATCCCTTTAAATGATGGTGGAATTGCAATGGGACAACTATATTCACAAATTTAG
- the hypD gene encoding hydrogenase formation protein HypD — protein sequence MAELKLKDLYDGFRDPKAIKALKKLIDEESSKLPRKINVMEVCGGHTHTIMKYGLNQLMPKNIEFIHGPGCPVCVMPKERIDHAYILSLQEDVILVTLGDMIKVPGSRGSLQDARSKGADVRFVYSPLDTIKIAQENPNKKIIFFAIGFETTTPMTAALLEHVTKNKLKNVFFHINHITVPEPMRVLLDSEDCKIDAFIGPSHVSVITGSKIYEEFVSNYNKPVVVAGFEPVDVMQSILAIVKQFNENRCELEIEYSRAVSYDGNLAAQKLNDKYFTRATHFRWRGLGDISHSALRLKDEFVFLDAEILYKDILPNEKIDDHKLCICGDIMRGVAKPNDCKVFGTACKPSSPLGSCMVSSEGACSAYYKYGNLL from the coding sequence ATGGCAGAATTAAAACTAAAAGACCTATATGATGGGTTTAGAGATCCAAAAGCTATTAAAGCCTTAAAAAAGTTGATTGATGAAGAATCTTCAAAACTTCCAAGAAAAATAAATGTTATGGAAGTTTGTGGAGGACATACTCATACTATTATGAAATATGGGCTTAATCAACTTATGCCAAAAAATATTGAGTTTATTCATGGTCCAGGCTGCCCTGTTTGTGTAATGCCAAAAGAGAGAATAGACCATGCATATATTTTAAGTTTACAAGAAGATGTAATCTTAGTTACTTTAGGTGATATGATTAAAGTTCCAGGAAGTCGTGGAAGTTTGCAAGATGCAAGAAGTAAAGGTGCTGATGTAAGATTTGTATATTCACCTTTAGATACTATAAAAATTGCCCAAGAAAATCCAAATAAAAAGATTATATTTTTTGCAATAGGATTTGAAACGACAACTCCTATGACAGCTGCACTTTTAGAACATGTAACAAAAAATAAATTAAAGAATGTTTTTTTTCATATAAATCATATAACTGTACCAGAACCAATGAGAGTTTTACTTGATAGTGAAGATTGTAAAATAGATGCTTTTATTGGTCCTTCTCATGTGAGTGTGATTACAGGTTCAAAGATTTATGAAGAGTTTGTATCAAACTATAATAAACCAGTTGTTGTAGCAGGTTTTGAGCCAGTTGATGTTATGCAATCAATATTAGCAATTGTCAAACAGTTTAATGAAAATAGATGTGAATTAGAGATTGAATACTCAAGAGCAGTTTCTTATGATGGAAACTTAGCTGCACAAAAATTAAATGATAAATATTTTACTAGAGCTACACATTTTAGATGGAGAGGTTTAGGTGATATTTCACACTCTGCACTTAGATTAAAAGATGAGTTTGTTTTTTTAGATGCGGAAATACTTTATAAAGATATTTTGCCAAATGAAAAAATTGATGATCATAAACTTTGTATTTGTGGGGATATTATGCGTGGAGTTGCAAAACCAAATGATTGTAAGGTTTTTGGAACGGCTTGTAAGCCAAGTTCACCCTTAGGAAGTTGTATGGTAAGTAGTGAGGGTGCATGTAGTGCTTATTATAAATATGGAAATTTATTGTAG
- a CDS encoding hydrogenase small subunit: MNNCSIKEKIVKENSLFNRLSKRLETLEKLPKLDEKKSIPQVLEEKGISRRDFMKWATAVTAMLALPANFTPLVAKAAEISDRLPIIWLHMAECTGCSESLLRTDAPTIDSLIFDYISLEYHETLMASAGWQAEHNLEHAIEKHKGNYILMVEGGIPSGDTNFYLTIGGHGNTGEHSAKVACESAKAIFAIGTCSSFGGVQAAIPNPTGAVALSKITNKPVINVPGCPPSEKNIVGTLLHFILYGTLPALDAYNRPKWAYGQRIHDLCERRGHFDAGEFVEEFGDEGAKKGYCLYKVGCKGPYTFNNCSKNKFNQHTSWPIQAGHGCIGCSEPDFWDTMGPFEEPVADRLYDTVFGGLGADATADKIGVGLLAVTGIGIAAHAAISKFKNPKDEE; the protein is encoded by the coding sequence ATGAATAATTGTTCAATAAAGGAAAAAATTGTGAAAGAGAATAGTTTATTTAACAGACTTTCTAAAAGATTAGAGACTCTTGAAAAACTTCCAAAATTAGATGAAAAAAAATCTATTCCACAAGTTTTAGAAGAGAAAGGTATCTCAAGAAGAGACTTTATGAAATGGGCTACAGCAGTTACAGCTATGTTAGCTTTACCAGCTAACTTTACACCATTAGTTGCAAAAGCTGCTGAAATAAGTGATAGATTGCCAATTATTTGGCTTCATATGGCAGAGTGTACGGGATGTTCTGAATCTTTATTAAGAACTGATGCCCCTACTATAGATTCATTGATTTTTGACTATATCTCTTTAGAGTATCATGAAACTTTAATGGCTAGTGCAGGGTGGCAAGCTGAACATAACTTAGAGCATGCAATTGAAAAGCATAAAGGAAACTATATCCTTATGGTTGAGGGTGGTATTCCAAGTGGAGATACAAATTTTTATTTAACAATTGGTGGTCATGGTAATACTGGTGAACATAGTGCTAAAGTAGCCTGTGAAAGTGCAAAAGCAATTTTTGCTATTGGTACATGTTCATCTTTTGGTGGTGTTCAAGCTGCAATTCCTAATCCAACTGGAGCAGTTGCTTTAAGTAAAATTACTAACAAACCAGTTATTAATGTTCCAGGATGTCCTCCAAGTGAGAAAAATATTGTAGGAACTTTATTACATTTTATTCTTTATGGTACACTGCCAGCATTAGATGCTTATAATAGACCAAAATGGGCGTATGGACAAAGAATTCACGATTTATGTGAAAGAAGAGGTCACTTTGATGCAGGTGAGTTTGTTGAAGAGTTTGGTGATGAAGGTGCGAAAAAAGGTTATTGTTTATATAAAGTTGGTTGTAAAGGACCATATACATTTAATAACTGTTCTAAAAATAAATTTAACCAACATACCTCTTGGCCAATTCAAGCAGGACATGGTTGTATAGGTTGTTCTGAACCAGATTTTTGGGATACTATGGGACCATTTGAAGAACCAGTTGCTGATAGATTATATGATACTGTATTTGGTGGCTTAGGTGCAGATGCAACAGCAGATAAAATTGGTGTTGGATTATTAGCAGTTACTGGTATTGGTATAGCTGCACACGCTGCAATTTCAAAATTTAAAAACCCAAAAGATGAGGAGTAG
- the hypB gene encoding hydrogenase nickel incorporation protein HypB: protein MCQDCGCSITDHHHHHDHEHSHEHSHEHGDSSSHQAAHETLHHNPQLNDSKTVSVIKKILDKNDHEAAHNRAHFNNHKVLGINLMSSPGSGKTTLLEHLADLADFKYGVVEGDLETNKDADRLKAKDIKAVQIQTGSACHLDAFMVHKGLHDMPLDDLDVCFVENVGNLVCPASYDVGTHLNIVLVSVPEGEDKIAKYPVMFRAADLILFTKTDLLPYFEYDLEKEKEVARKLKPNVDILEVSTKDKDSLQAVVDWINFKRKFR, encoded by the coding sequence ATGTGTCAAGATTGCGGATGTAGTATAACAGACCATCATCACCACCACGACCATGAGCATAGTCATGAACACTCACATGAACATGGAGATTCATCTTCTCATCAAGCTGCACATGAAACTTTACATCATAACCCACAATTAAATGATAGTAAAACAGTTTCTGTAATAAAAAAGATTTTAGATAAAAATGATCACGAAGCAGCTCATAATAGAGCTCATTTTAACAATCACAAAGTTTTAGGAATAAATCTTATGAGTAGTCCAGGAAGTGGGAAAACTACACTATTAGAGCATTTAGCTGATTTGGCTGATTTTAAATATGGAGTAGTAGAAGGTGATTTAGAAACAAATAAAGATGCTGATAGATTAAAAGCGAAGGATATAAAAGCTGTACAAATACAAACAGGAAGTGCATGTCACTTAGATGCTTTTATGGTTCATAAAGGGTTACACGATATGCCTTTAGATGATTTAGATGTATGTTTTGTTGAAAATGTAGGAAATTTAGTTTGCCCAGCATCTTATGATGTAGGTACTCATTTGAATATTGTATTAGTTTCAGTTCCAGAAGGGGAAGATAAAATAGCAAAATATCCTGTTATGTTCCGTGCTGCTGATCTGATTTTATTTACAAAAACTGATCTCCTTCCTTATTTTGAATATGATTTAGAAAAAGAGAAAGAAGTAGCAAGAAAACTAAAACCAAATGTTGATATTTTGGAAGTTTCTACTAAAGATAAAGACTCTTTACAAGCAGTTGTAGATTGGATTAATTTTAAAAGAAAGTTTAGATAG
- the cybH gene encoding Ni/Fe-hydrogenase, b-type cytochrome subunit, giving the protein MIKKHYEFSYWLRVTHWVRAIAIVILTASGFYIAYPFISPATNGGEPTNFLNALFRSWHIIFGFLLIAVTIGKFYLFIFDKQSRLERDSFWDFINPKVWIQQIGYYMLITKHPHGKGVYNPLQFMAYVGIYISIVMISLTGLILYVHVYHEGMGGVLFDVMRSFEVLLGGLAWVRELHHIFMWVFIIFLPIHVYLAVFNSVYGKSGAMDSIISGYRWIKSKK; this is encoded by the coding sequence ATGATAAAAAAACATTATGAATTTTCATATTGGCTTAGAGTAACTCACTGGGTTAGGGCAATTGCAATTGTAATATTAACTGCATCAGGATTTTATATTGCCTATCCTTTTATTTCTCCTGCAACAAATGGGGGAGAACCAACAAATTTTTTAAATGCTTTATTTAGATCGTGGCATATTATTTTTGGTTTTCTTTTAATTGCAGTTACAATAGGAAAATTTTATCTATTTATTTTTGATAAGCAAAGTAGATTAGAAAGGGATTCTTTCTGGGATTTTATAAATCCAAAAGTTTGGATACAACAAATAGGTTATTATATGTTAATAACTAAACATCCACATGGAAAAGGTGTTTATAATCCTCTTCAATTTATGGCATATGTAGGTATATATATATCTATAGTGATGATATCTTTAACAGGACTTATTTTATATGTACATGTTTATCATGAGGGAATGGGCGGAGTACTTTTTGATGTAATGAGAAGTTTTGAAGTACTTTTAGGTGGATTAGCATGGGTTAGAGAATTACACCATATATTTATGTGGGTATTTATTATATTCTTGCCAATACATGTATATCTAGCAGTATTTAATTCTGTATACGGTAAAAGTGGAGCTATGGATTCAATTATCAGTGGTTACAGATGGATTAAAAGTAAAAAATAA
- a CDS encoding DUF3817 domain-containing protein yields the protein MFSNALSRFRLISAIEGLSYLILVFVAMPIKYIGENPYPVKVFGMIHGVLFIIFMISLFEAKIKEKWNTGLMFQLFVLSLIPFGAFVIERKIKPKAV from the coding sequence ATGTTTAGTAATGCTTTAAGTAGATTTAGACTTATATCTGCAATTGAAGGTTTATCTTATTTAATTTTAGTTTTTGTTGCAATGCCTATAAAATACATTGGAGAAAACCCTTACCCGGTAAAAGTCTTTGGAATGATTCATGGTGTTTTATTTATAATTTTTATGATTTCATTATTTGAAGCAAAAATAAAAGAGAAATGGAATACTGGTTTAATGTTTCAACTTTTTGTATTATCTCTTATCCCTTTTGGCGCATTTGTTATTGAGAGAAAAATAAAGCCTAAAGCAGTTTAA
- a CDS encoding nickel-dependent hydrogenase large subunit: MATKRVIVDPITRIEGHLRIEVEVDENNVIQDAFSSATLWRGLETIVKNRDPRDAGFLMQRICGVCTFSHYRAGIEAVENALGIVPPLNAKLTRSLMNQALFMHDHVVHFYHLHGLDWVDVVSALDADPAKAAKEAFKYTKYPIATGENDLVKVKDRVKAFVDKGELGPFANAYWGHGTFKFTPEQNLIALSHYLKALEVQRTAAQLMAMFGGKQPHPQSLTVGGVTCVMDLLDPSRLGEYMVKYKEVAEFIEHAYYADIKMAASVYASEESVVQKAGTMNFMSHQEMQLNRTEYLFDTGIIMNGDLSKVYPINEDLITEEATHAWYADDEPLHPYNGKTNPKYTGLNDRMTVGPDGKEIHSKSVDDKGKYSWIKSPRYDGKPMEVGPLSGVLVSYASGNKRIKKVVDEFLAETGLPTEALFTALGRTAARCLQAMAIIKNGDETFNTLIENLKVDQDTCASYLIDKDKEYKGRFIGDVPRGMLSHWIRIKNGVIENYQAVVPSTWNAGPEDSKGQKGPYETNLIGLKVEDISKPLEIIRVIHSFDPCIACAVHVMDKKGNNLGVYKVDPVYGTSC, translated from the coding sequence ATGGCAACAAAAAGAGTTATTGTTGACCCTATAACAAGAATTGAAGGACACTTAAGAATTGAAGTAGAGGTTGATGAAAATAATGTAATTCAAGATGCTTTCTCATCAGCTACTTTATGGAGAGGGTTAGAAACAATTGTAAAAAATAGAGACCCAAGGGATGCAGGTTTTCTTATGCAAAGAATTTGTGGTGTATGTACTTTCTCTCACTATAGAGCTGGAATTGAAGCAGTTGAAAATGCCTTAGGAATTGTTCCTCCTTTAAATGCAAAATTAACTAGAAGTTTAATGAATCAAGCACTATTTATGCATGACCATGTTGTACATTTTTATCATTTACATGGATTAGATTGGGTTGATGTTGTATCAGCACTTGATGCAGATCCTGCAAAAGCAGCAAAAGAAGCTTTCAAATATACTAAATATCCAATTGCAACAGGAGAAAATGATTTAGTAAAAGTTAAAGATAGAGTAAAAGCTTTTGTTGATAAGGGTGAATTAGGGCCTTTCGCAAATGCATATTGGGGACATGGGACATTTAAATTTACTCCAGAACAAAACCTTATTGCACTTTCTCACTATTTAAAAGCACTAGAAGTACAAAGAACTGCTGCACAACTTATGGCAATGTTTGGTGGTAAACAACCACACCCTCAAAGTTTAACTGTTGGTGGGGTTACTTGTGTAATGGATCTATTAGATCCATCAAGACTTGGCGAATATATGGTTAAGTATAAAGAGGTTGCAGAGTTTATTGAACATGCATATTATGCAGATATTAAAATGGCTGCAAGTGTTTATGCAAGTGAAGAAAGTGTTGTTCAAAAAGCTGGAACTATGAACTTTATGTCACATCAAGAGATGCAATTAAACAGAACTGAGTATCTATTTGATACTGGTATTATTATGAATGGAGATTTATCAAAAGTTTATCCAATCAATGAAGATTTAATCACAGAAGAAGCAACTCATGCATGGTATGCAGATGATGAACCTTTACATCCATATAATGGAAAAACAAATCCAAAATATACTGGATTAAATGATAGAATGACTGTTGGGCCTGATGGGAAAGAGATTCATTCTAAATCAGTAGATGATAAAGGTAAATACTCTTGGATTAAATCACCAAGATATGATGGAAAACCGATGGAGGTTGGACCATTATCTGGAGTATTAGTATCTTATGCTAGTGGAAATAAAAGAATTAAAAAAGTTGTAGATGAATTTTTAGCAGAAACTGGATTGCCAACAGAAGCTTTATTTACTGCACTAGGTAGAACAGCTGCTAGATGTTTACAAGCTATGGCAATCATTAAAAATGGTGATGAGACATTTAATACATTAATTGAAAACTTAAAAGTTGACCAAGATACTTGTGCTTCTTATCTTATAGATAAAGATAAAGAGTATAAAGGAAGATTTATTGGTGATGTTCCAAGGGGTATGTTATCACACTGGATTAGAATTAAAAATGGTGTTATAGAAAACTACCAAGCAGTTGTACCTTCAACATGGAATGCTGGTCCTGAGGATTCTAAAGGTCAAAAAGGTCCTTATGAAACAAATCTAATTGGTCTAAAAGTAGAAGATATTTCTAAACCTTTAGAGATTATTAGAGTTATTCATAGTTTTGACCCATGTATTGCTTGTGCTGTTCATGTAATGGATAAAAAAGGTAATAACCTGGGAGTTTACAAAGTTGACCCAGTTTATGGAACTAGCTGTTAG
- a CDS encoding HyaD/HybD family hydrogenase maturation endopeptidase gives MNILILGIGNILFQDEGIGAHFIHYIDEKYEFSSDKHSVNIVDGGTLAQRLIPLIIKFDKVYVVDCIDALDSKAGDVYFFDYLKAPSEIDWQGSAHEIEMLQTLNMIKMNGDLPETHVIGVIPKRIADDTTFDLSEEIVKATATMEHTLIKSLEEMGVEISIRNKDITIEDISKISFKREIINDSRI, from the coding sequence ATGAATATATTAATACTAGGAATTGGTAATATTTTGTTTCAAGATGAGGGTATAGGTGCTCATTTTATACATTATATAGATGAAAAATATGAGTTTTCATCTGACAAACATAGTGTCAATATAGTTGATGGAGGAACTTTAGCCCAAAGGTTAATTCCTCTAATCATCAAATTTGATAAAGTTTATGTGGTTGATTGTATTGATGCACTAGATTCAAAAGCAGGTGATGTTTATTTTTTTGATTATTTAAAGGCACCTTCCGAGATTGATTGGCAAGGTAGTGCCCATGAAATTGAGATGTTACAGACATTAAATATGATAAAAATGAATGGAGATTTGCCTGAAACTCATGTTATTGGAGTTATTCCTAAACGAATAGCAGATGATACAACTTTTGATTTAAGTGAAGAGATTGTAAAAGCAACAGCTACTATGGAACATACACTTATTAAATCATTAGAAGAGATGGGTGTAGAGATATCTATTAGAAACAAAGATATTACTATTGAAGATATTTCAAAAATATCTTTTAAAAGAGAGATTATAAATGATTCTAGAATATAA
- a CDS encoding HyaD/HybD family hydrogenase maturation endopeptidase — protein sequence MKNIVIGVGNVLFKDEGVGIYASKYLDENFEFDDSLEIIEGGTLGFKLMTFFQEYDNVIILDTVSIEDKAGEIFRLPSDVLLGLGQYRKTAHEVEIVEMLEICSVLDKHAEVTILGIIPEDIESVDIGLTKTIEERFDEYIGQALKELESIGINMKRKDNKSIKQIAQELIGSYNGEHLTRIPNEEDTTWN from the coding sequence ATGAAAAATATTGTTATTGGTGTAGGTAATGTACTATTTAAAGATGAAGGTGTAGGGATTTATGCCTCAAAATACTTAGATGAGAATTTTGAATTTGATGATAGTTTAGAGATAATTGAAGGTGGTACATTAGGATTTAAATTAATGACATTTTTTCAAGAGTATGATAATGTAATTATTTTAGATACAGTATCAATCGAAGATAAAGCAGGGGAGATTTTTAGATTGCCTTCTGATGTATTATTGGGACTTGGTCAATATAGAAAAACTGCCCATGAAGTTGAAATTGTGGAGATGTTAGAGATTTGTTCTGTTTTAGATAAACATGCAGAAGTTACTATTTTAGGAATAATACCAGAAGATATCGAAAGTGTTGATATTGGTCTTACAAAAACTATTGAAGAAAGATTTGACGAATATATAGGACAAGCTTTAAAGGAGCTTGAATCTATAGGAATTAATATGAAAAGAAAAGATAATAAATCTATTAAACAAATTGCTCAAGAATTAATTGGAAGTTACAATGGTGAACATTTAACTAGAATTCCAAATGAGGAAGATACAACATGGAATTAA
- a CDS encoding HypC/HybG/HupF family hydrogenase formation chaperone, protein MCLSIPSKVTKIDEENNIATVDTMGVERQASLDLIDQPVTVGDYVLIHIGFAMNKIDEKDALASLEVYREIIEKMEEDDRRQAILEDDACANRA, encoded by the coding sequence ATGTGTTTATCAATACCATCAAAAGTTACAAAAATAGATGAAGAAAATAATATAGCAACTGTAGATACAATGGGAGTTGAAAGACAAGCAAGTTTAGATTTAATAGACCAGCCTGTTACAGTTGGAGATTATGTACTTATTCATATTGGTTTTGCAATGAATAAAATAGATGAAAAGGATGCTTTGGCATCATTAGAAGTTTATCGAGAAATTATAGAAAAAATGGAAGAGGATGATAGGCGTCAGGCAATACTTGAAGATGATGCCTGTGCCAATAGAGCTTAA
- a CDS encoding DUF420 domain-containing protein translates to MFLLEQGFLNTKAPFFLDLITIYFAFLPILLAISIRFAIKKEYKKHLTSQSIILFFTLFMIIIFETGVRITGGFIEFSKESTLVSYSFLLSFLIIHIIIAIFSVAGWLYLYIYSYKLYKNNQVEKLKSSKHKKIGKYIFLCLTLTSYKGVAIYILLFF, encoded by the coding sequence ATGTTTTTATTAGAACAGGGCTTTTTAAATACAAAAGCCCCTTTTTTTTTAGATTTAATCACTATCTATTTTGCTTTTTTGCCTATTTTATTAGCAATAAGCATAAGGTTTGCTATAAAGAAAGAGTATAAAAAACATTTAACTTCTCAATCGATTATATTATTTTTTACTCTTTTTATGATTATAATATTTGAAACAGGAGTTAGAATTACAGGTGGTTTTATTGAATTCTCTAAAGAGTCAACTCTAGTATCTTACTCATTTTTATTAAGTTTTCTAATAATTCATATAATCATTGCTATTTTTTCAGTTGCTGGATGGCTTTATCTTTATATATACTCATATAAACTATATAAAAATAATCAAGTGGAAAAACTTAAAAGTAGTAAACATAAAAAAATTGGTAAATATATTTTTCTATGTTTAACTTTAACATCTTATAAGGGAGTAGCTATTTATATTCTACTATTTTTCTAA